The DNA region AGATTGACCATGTACCTGAGAAATGATTAGCATTGATAAAAGGGCAAAGGTACATTGAAAAAAAAGTGACTTCATATTGTTCAAAACAGAATTAAAATTTGCAATGCTACAGATTATTGTTCGATATTGATAGAAAAACTCAACATCCTTTGTTGTAACTTATTAAATGTATCCCCCGAATAAGGATTTGAAAAATCTCTTCTATGATCATTCATGAATGAGCTACTAAATCTAAATTCAGGTGAAATAACAGCAAACGGTAAGTAAATGTGTACACCTGCTCCCATTTCTCCACCAAAAGATACTTTTCTCATTAAAGGAGCTGTCGCATTGCCCAAATCCCTTTCTGCTGTATATTCTTGAGAATTACTTGATAAGTTAAAATCAACTTTTGGGCCGCCAAATAAATATGCACGGTAATTATTTATTCTGTCAGATGTGAATTTTACGTGCAAAGGAATACTGATTAGTGTTTGAGGTAATTTCATTTGCTCGTAATAATCTCCAGAGCTTGATACAAGTAAATTGCTTTTATCCGTAGGTATGGCACCATCAGCATAATAATAATTCAAATATTTAGACCCACCTATAATTAATTTTGGTACAGTTCTTAATTCCCAATGTCTAGCTAATTTTAATGTTCCCATTAAGCCTAATTCAATTCCGCCACTAGATCCAGATTCAGCTCTTTTGAAGTTGCTTTGCTCATTAAAAAGACCAGATTTTGTAGTTTTTAAGAAGGAAGAATTATATCCAAATGAAATACCAAAATAATAAGGGAGTTCATCATGATCATTTTTTTCAAAATATCCATCTTGAGCGTATATTTTAATTCCACTTGAAATGGATATAAGTATAATTAAAGCGCAAATGCTTTTCATATGAAACATTAATAATTGATTTTCTTTGAATAACTTAACGACATTTAAAAAGAATAATTGTCTTCAATTAATATGCCATATAAGTTTTTGTATTTTCGCAACCTCATTTAAAACGTGTATTTATTATATTGCAGCTATGAGTTTCGAATTTGAACCATTATCTATCGACGATGAATTTGAAAGATTGTTAGAAATCGGAGATAAAATACTTATCACAGAGTTTCTAAATGATCAGAATATTAGTGATGTAGTAGAATTGGTAGATAATTTTCCGGAGTATGAGACTCAAATTGTCTCCACCATGTCTACGCATCGAGCGTCTAGTGTTTTTAAAATGCTAGATTTTTCTGTGCAAAAAAGAATCATTAATAGCCTTTCTCCCATAAAAACGGCGGAACTTTTAAATGAATTATCTCCAGATGATCGTACACAATTTTTGGAATCCCTTCCAAATGAACAGCTGAGAGATCTATTAAAATTATTAGATCCAAAGGAGGTTAAGATCACTGTAAGTCTTTTGGGATATCCTGAAGATAGTGTTGGACGTCTGATGACAACAGATTACGTCTATGTTTATGAAGATAATACGGTTTTGGATGCCTTTCACACGATCCGAAAATTTGGGAAGAATTCTGAAACAGTAGATGTTATTTATGTGATTAGTTTTGATGGAAAGCTAATTGATGACTTGCGTATTCGTGATTTGATTCTTGCTTCCCCAGAAACTCCTATAAGTGAAATTATTGATGGAAGATTTATCTCCTTAAAAGCTACGGATGATCAAGAGTATGCCAGTCAAGTATTCAAAAAAAATAATCGCGTCGCTCTTCCAGTTACCGGAGATAATGACAAATTGTTGGGCATTGTGACGATTGATGATATCCTTTGGGTAACCAATGAAGAATTTAGTGAGGATATGCAAAAAATGGGTGGTACCGAGGCATTGGACGAGCCTTATTTAGATACTCCATTTTTCAAATTAATGAAAAAAAGAGCGGGTTGGTTGATTATCCTCTTTTTGAGTGAATTATTAACGGCAACTGCTATGGCTTATTTCAATGATGAAATAGCCAAAGCAACTATCTTAGCGATGTTTATTCCATTAATTATGTCGAGTGGTGGCAATAGTGGTTCGCAAGCCTCTACACTTATTATTCAAGCGATGGCGGTAGATGAAGTTTCTTTGAGTGATTGGTGGCGCGTTATGCGACGAGAATTTTTCAGTGGGTTGACCTTAGGCGGTATTTTGGGTATCATTGGATTTATCCGAATATTTCTATGGCATCAACTGATGGTTCATGGCGTATTTGAAGATATTTACGGGCCACATTGGTTATTGGTCGGAGCTACGGTAGGTGTTTCTCTTTTGGGAATTGTAATGTGGGGTACACTTTCTGGCTCCATGTTACCAATGGTGTTGAAAAAATTGGGTGCCGATCCTGCGGTTTCTTCAGCTCCATTTGTTGCGACATTGGTGGATGTAACAGGTATCGTTATTTATTTTTCTGTAGCATATATGTTCTTGAGAGGAATTTTATTGTAAATAGTAATTAGAAGCGAGTAACTAGTAATAATGAAAATTTTTTCTTAATCATAATTCATAATTCATAATTCATAATTCATAATTCATAATTTTTATCCTAATAATTATCCATGTATCCTAATCTATATTACGTATTTAAAGAATTATTTCACATTGATTTACCTGCGTTGAAGGTGATCAATACATTTGGTTTTTTCGTTGCGATTGCATTTCTTATTTGCGCAGCGTTAATCGTCAAAGAGTTAAAAAGAAGACAAGCGTTAGGAATATTTACCTATGAAGATAAAAAAGTAACGATAGGCGAACCTGCAACAACAACCGAATTGGTGTTAAATTTCGTATTGGGATTTGCAATGGGATATAAAATTTTGGGTGTTTTTGTAACGAAAGGCGCACTCAATAATCCACAAGAATTTTTATTTTCCGGCCAAGGAAATTTCATTGCAGGTATTGCAGTAGGTGCTCTTTTTGCTTTTTTGAAATGGCAAGAAAAGAACAAAGTCAAATTGGCTAAACCCGAAACTCGAACAATTCGCATCTGGCCGAGTGATAGAGTGGGAGACATAATTATGATTGCTGCCGGAGGAGGTTTCGTCGGTGCGAAGATTTTTGACAATTTGGAAAATTGGAATCGATTTATTCAAGATCCGATTGGTAATTTGTTGTCGCCAAGTGGTTTGACATATTACGGTGGCTTGATTGTCGCGTCACTCTCTCTTTGGTATTATTTTCGAAAACATAATATGCGTTTTATTGATGTTGCGGATGCGCTAGCACCTATTTTGATGTTGTCTTATGGTTTGGGTAGGATTGGTTGTCAAGTAGCTGGAGACGGAGATTGGGGCATTGTAAATACAAAACCTAAACCATTTAGTTGGATGCCAGATTGGTTTTGGAGTTATGACTATGCACATAATGTAAATAAGGAAGGTGTGCCTTTGCCCAATTGTACTTGGGATGATTATTGCACACATTTACCACAAGGTGTTTTCCCAACTCCTTTATATGAAATCATTGTTTCTGTGATCTTATTTTTCTTTCTATGGTCGGTTCGCAAAAAAATTACAACTCCAGGTAAATTATTTGGATTGTATTTGTTCGTCAACGGTTGGGAAAGATTATTGATTGAACAAATTCGTGTAAATACTAAATATGATATTTTCGGATTTCATCCAACGCAAGCAGAAATCATTGCAACCGTTTTGATAGTTGGAGGTGCTTTATTGTTCTTTAAAGCGAAAGATTGGATCAAACCGACAACCAATCATCTCGCTAAAAACTAACACTTTTAAATATTGGAGGAAATGAAACTATTCTTGAGAAATAATCAATTTTCAGGCTTGTGTTTACTTTTTTCTGTAACAATGATTCATGCACAGAAAAAAGTAGATAGAAAATTAGAGAAAAAATTAGCACCCCTTATTCAAAATTTTCATGGAACCTCTGGCATTTATGTTGAAAATCTAAAAACGGGAAAATTTGTAGCCATCAATGCTGATACGATTTTTCCAACGGCAAGTATTGTAAAAGTTCCCATACTTACAACAGTTTACCAAAAAATTTTAGACGGAAAATTAACTTATAATCAAAAGCTTATTTATAAGGATTCTTTGAAATATGGAGGTTCTGGTTTTGCTCAATTTTTCAAAGATAGTACACCAATGGATATAGCGACAGCGGCGGCTTTGATGATTGATTATAGCGATAATACAACTTCCCTTTGGTTACAATCATTGGTTGGTGGCTCTGATACGATTAATGCGGTTTTGGATAAATTAGGTTTGAAAGATACGCGTGATAATTCTCGGGCCAATCGGGAAGCGAATCGCAAAATCTATGGTTGGGGGCAAACTACGCCACGCGAAATGGCAACTTTACTCAAAGATATTTACCTAAAAAAAATATTGAATCCAGCAGCGTGTGAAAGCATGTATCGCACGATGTCGCATGTTTATTATGATAATTTCGCACTTTCGCAAATACCTCCATTTATACAAACCGCATCCAAACAAGGTATGGTAGATGAGTCTCGATCGGAATTGGTGATGGTCAATGCACCACATGGAGATTATGTATTTTACATTGCTACGAAAAATAATCAAGATCAAAGCTGGCAATCCAATAATGAAGCTTGGCAATTGGCTCGTGCTATTTCCAAATTATTGTGGCATTATTTCGAACCAAAATCTAATTGGCAACCACCTGTTGGTGCTGATATTTATTTAGGAAAATAATTGATAGTGAATTTCATTTTTAAAAAATAGTATTATGGCAAAAAAAATAAACAAGACAAATGCGATGCGCATTTTGGATAGTTTACACATTGCTTACGATGAAATTGCCTATTCCATTGAGGATGGACATATTGATGGACATTCCGTATACAAAAAAGTAGGGATGGAACCTGATGGATTTTTTAAAACCTTGGTAACTAGAGGGAAAGACAATGCGATCTGTGTTTTTGTAATTCCAGTTTTGAAAGAATTGGATTTGAAAAAAGCCGCAAAAGCTGCTGGAGAAAAGAACGTTGCTATGATTGCTGTCAAAGAATTATTGAGTATTACGGGATATATTCGAGGTGGTTGTTCGCCCATTGGAATGAAGAAAAAATTTACTACTTTTTTCGATCAAAGTATAGCGCATTTGGATAAAATTTTTGTTAGTGGAGGCAAACAAGGTTTGCTAATTGGTACGACTCCTGTGGATATATTACAAGCAACCGAAGGAAATGTGGCGGATTTAACGGTGTAAAATGAGCGATTATTATTGCAAATCAATCATAGAATCTTCTTATTAAATTGAGCACGCCGAATGTCGACAATACCGCGAAAGAAAAAATATTGCGGAATGGCCTTTTGTTCGTCCGCAATTATAAAATTTCAAAAGCGATAAACGAACAAAACAATGCCTGTAGCGTATATTTTTTCGGTGCGTTAGCATTCGCCTTATGGTCGACTTGATTTTTTCCTTCTTTTTTATCAAGAAAAAAGAACATCAGGGTAGGTATAGCATTTATATTTGCGTAGCGCAATTTCAAATATTATGGCAAAAAAAGTTTTATTTATTGATAGAGATGGTACGATTATCAACGAAGTACCGCCAACTTATCAGATTGACAGTTTTGAGAAATTAAGTTTTTATCCCAAAGTTTTGCAATATCTAGCGTTGATAACGCAAGATTTAGATTACGAATTGGTGATGATAAGCAACCAAGATGGTTTGGGTACAGATAGTTTTCCCGAAGATACATTTTGGCCAGTGCAACATTTCATTGAAAGGACATTAGAAGGTGAAGGCATACATTTTAGTGCCTCTTTTTTCGATAAAACATTTGCCAAAGACAATGCGCCAACACGCAAACCACAAACTGGAATGTTAGTCGATTATATCAATAATCCGGAATATGATTTGGCAAATTCTTATGTTATCGGCGATCGCATTACCGATGTGCAATTGGCAAAAAACTTAGGAGCAAAAGCAATCTGGTTAAATAATGATCCAGAATTAGGTGCGGAAGAAATTGCAAATGCAGATGAATTAAGCAATACAATTGCCTTACAATCAAGTGATTGGAAGGAAATTTTTTCTTATTTGAAATTTGGTTTACGTCAATGCAGTGTTGATCGGGATACCAATGAAACAAAAATTCATATCGAACTAAATATCGATGGTACAGGAAAATCTGATATCGAAACGGGCATTGGATTTTTTGATCACATGCTCGATCAAATTGCACGTCACGGCAAAATGGATTTAAAAATCAAAACCAAAGGCGATCTGCATGTTGACGAGCACCATACAATTGAAGATACCGGAATTGCTTTGGGTGAAGCTTTTGCGGCTTTATTAAAAGATAAAAGAGGGATCGAAAGATACGGATTTGCACTTCCTATGGATGACGCGGAGGCAAAAGTGTTAATCGATTTTGGTGGTCGCAGCTGGATTATTTGGAATGCAGAATTTCATCGTGAAAAAGTAGGAGAGATGCCGACGGAAATGTTTTTCCATTTCTTCAAATCCTTTAGCGATGCAGCACATTGTAATTTGAATATTGAATGCAAAGGAGATAACGAACATCACAAAATAGAAGCAATTTTCAAAGCATTTGCCAAAGCGATTCGAATGGCAGTGAAACGAGATTTGTTGAGCAATTATTTACCTAGTACGAAAGGAGTGTTGTAGAAAATTATGAATGATAATGATATTTATAAAATTATATCAGAAGAATTACTGAAGCAAAATTTTGAATTTACAAGATATTTTCTCGATAGATTTACTCTAATCTATGAAAATGAGAAAATTAAAATTGAGCGAATAGATAGAGATGATGGCGAAAATATTTTTGTTTATGTACCAATCAAGAATGAGCCATTTTATCTAAGATTTTGTTTAAATAAAAAACAACAAGATATTCATGATGTAGATACTGAGCCCGGTGTAAAGTTGTTTTTATGGCAAACTTCAGAGTTGCTGTCTTTAAAAGAATTAGTATCTATAGATGAATTAAATCCAATAAAAACATGGAATTTGGGAGATAAACATCCTCGCTTTTCAGACTTATTAATGGATAACAGTGGTATCAAATATGAACCTAATTCTGAACCAGATTCGTTAGAAGATAAAATTTCATTATTGTTGAATAATATTGAGAAATCACGGAATGTTGGTTTGTTTTTTGAAAATGAAATAAGTTTTAATATACAATGTTTTATAGATTATTATTATGAGAACCAGCTATTAGGCAATTTCATATTGAGCAGAGGCATAGTAAAAAAAATGATGCAATTTAATATTGAAATTGAATTTAATATTGCTGCATGGGGTAAATCTTTCTAATTATTTTTTGTTCAATTCAAAATTCTTTCGCATATTCGCACAGCAATGAAGTTAAATAATGTAAATATGATTTGGTGGTGGCATACAAACTCTTTTCGGGGCTTGTAGCAGCATGCTATAATCAGTATTTATTTAAAAATAAACAAAATGCCTCGAATATAATTCGGGGCTTTTTTATTGCAATTAACTATTTTAAAATATTCAAATAAACCCATGACAAGGATTGAAACAAACTGTACAAAAATGCTTTTTGATGTACAGACTCCGGTGGCTATTTATTTACGATTGAGAGATCAATTTCGCGACACCGTTTTATTGGAAGGTGCGGATTATCAATCTGCTGAGGACGCATTTTCACTTATTGGGATCAATGCGATCGGAGGTGTGGAAGTGACGGATGACGATACAATTGAGTTGAAATATCCGTTGAAAAAAACACAGAAAATCAAAATTTCAGATGCGCAAAAAGTTACGGATATTCTTTGGAATTATATGAAAGGTTACGAGGTGACGACTTCCGAAGATGATTTTGTACGTCGTGCACAGGGTTTATTTGGATATGCGACTTATAATGCCGTTCATTTTTTTGATACCATTCAACTAAAATCTTATAACAAAGAACCTGAAAGAGAGATTCCATTGATGCGCTATCGTTTGTATCAATATGTATTGGTAATCAATCATTTCAAGTCTGAAATGTATTTATGTGAAAACGTAATTAGCAGATTGGAAAGTAATTTGGAGAAAGTACAAGCTTTGGTAGAAGGTCGCGATATTCCACAATATAAATTTCGTTTAAATGGTGGAGAAATTCCCAATGTAACGGATGCAGATTATATCGAAATGGTAAAAAAAGGCATTCAGAGTTGCAAGCGTGGTGATGTATTTCAGATCGTTCCAAGCCGTAGATATGCACAGAAATTTGAAGGAGATGATTTTAATGTTTACCGCACTTTGCGTAGCGTCAATCCTTCTCCATATATGTTTTATTTTGACTACGGAAATTACAAATTATTCGGTTCGAGTCCAGAATCTCAATTACTTATTCAAGATCAAACAGCCATTGTTCATCCGATTGCTGGAACTTATAAAAGAACGGGCAATTTGTTGGAAGACAAGAAATTAGGCGAATTATTACAAAATGATCCCAAAGAAAAAGCCGAACATACGATGTTGGTTGATTTGGCTAGAAATGATTTGAGTAGAAACTGTACAGATGTAAAAGTCAATTATTTCAAAGAAGTGCATCATTTTTCTCATGTTTTGCATTTGGTGAGTGAGGTTGCGGGTTCTTTGGAAAAAGATACGAATCCATTCAAAGTTTTGGCAAATAATTTTCCTGCTGGAACCTTGAGTGGCGCTCCTAAATTCAAAGCGATGCAATTAATCGATGAAATTGAAGGGAATTCCAGAAGTTATTATGCCGGCACGATTGGATTTGTGGGTTTCAATGGTAATTTCAAACACGCGATTATGATTCGCTCTATTTTGAGTAAATCCAATACATTGTATTATCAAGCGGGCGCTGGCGTTGTGGCAAAATCGATTCCCGAAAATGAATTGCAAGAGGTAAATAACAAATTAGGCGCATTGAAATTAGCGATTCAAAAAGCGGAGCAAGTTTAATTAATGATAATTTATAAATGATGAATTATGAATGCGAAAGAAAATCTTCTAAAGGAGAAAAGTTTTCAATTTGCCATTAGAATAGTCAAATTGTATCAGCATTTGAATACATCATTTCATGAATTTATCTTAAGCAAACAATTGTTACGAAGTGGTACTGCTGTTGGTGCTTTAATTAGAGAAGCACAGAATGCAGAAAGTAAAGCAGATTTTATACATAAATTAGGAATTGCTCAGAAGGAATGTGATGAAACGCTTTATTGGTTGGAACTTTTAAAAGAAATTGCGTTTCTTACAGAAAAGGAATTTGAAAGTATTGCTATAAATGCAACAGAATTGTTGAAAATGTCACGAAGTGCAATTATTACGACAAAAAATAACTCATAACTTATAATTTATAATTCGATATGAAAATATTGGTTTTTGATAATTACGATTCATTTACCTACAATTTGGTACAATTAATCGAGCGAATTATTGGGGAAAAAGTAGATGTTTTTCGCAATGATAAAATCAGTTTGGATGAGGTAGAGAAATATGACAAAATCGTATTGTCTCCTGGTCCTGGCATTCCAGAAGAAGCGGGTTTACTTTTGCCTTTGATCAAAAGATTTGCACCTACAAAATCAATTTTGGGTGTCTGTTTGGGCGAACAAGCAATTGGTGAAGCTTTTGGGGCGAAATTGACTAATTTATCCGAAGTATTTCACGGTATTGCAACCGATATCCAGAAAACAGAAGTAAAAGCGCCATTATTTGAAGGTTTACCAGATACATTTGAGGTGGGACGATATCATAGTTGGGTCGTAGATAACGAAAATTTTCCTGAAAGTTTGGAAGTGACAACAAGAGATGCAGAAGGATTTATTATGGGATTGCAACATAAAACCTATGATGTTCAAGGTGTACAATTTCATCCGGAAAGTATCTTGACGCCAGTTGGAGAAAAAATACTTAGAAATTGGCTTGATAAGTAATTAATAGTTAATAGTTAATAGTTAATAGTTAATAGTTAATAATTAATAGTGAATAGTTACAACTTAACACGCACATTTTACTTTTTACAATGAAACAATTATTACAGTCTTTATTCAAATATAAAACTCTCTCTCGCGAAGAAGCAAAAGCTATTTTAATCGAAATTTCTCAAGGGAAATATTCGGATTTTGAGATTAGCTCTTTCATAACGGTATTTGCGATGCGCTCCATTACGATTGCGGAGTTGCAAGGTTTTGTCGATGCATTATTGGAATTATCTGTTCCAGTTGATCTGGGTACACATGAGGTTTTGGATATTGTCGGAACGGGTGGAGATGGGAAAAATACCTTCAATATTTCCACTTTGGCGTGTTTTATTGTTGCCGGTGCAGGACAAAAAGTGGTTAAACAAGGAAATTATGGAGCTTCTTCTGTGAGTGGTTCGTCTAATGTCATTGAAAATATGGGATACAAATTCAAAAATGACAGCGAATTATTAAAAAAGGAATTAGCAGAAGCGAATATTTGTTTTTTACATGCGCCCTTATTTCATCCTGCGTTGAAAGCTGTAGGAGCGATACGTAAGAGCTTAGGATTTCGTACATTTTTCAATTTGTTGGGTCCTTTGGTCAATCCTGCTCGTCCAAAATTTCAATTGTTAGGCGTATATAATTTGGAAGCGGAGCGTTTGTATAATTACTTTTTACAAGAAAGTGGACGTCAATTTGCAGTTGTGCATAGTTTGGATGGTTATGATGAAGTTTCTCTTACAGGAGATTCAAAGGTAATTACCAATGCTGGAGAACGCATATTTACACCAGAAGCTTTGGGTAAAAGACAAGTTTTTCCTGAGGATATTTATGGCGGTGATACACCAGAAGCGGCTGCCGAAATTTTCAAAACGATTATTTCGGGTAAAGGATCTTGGTCGCAAAATGCGGTGGTTTTGGCAAATGCTGCTCTTGGTTTGCATTGCACGGGAAAATATGCAACGTATGAAGATGCGTATCAAGCTGCTGTTGTAAGTTTGGAAAGTGGCAAAGCTTTGAATGCATTAAATACTTTAATTGCATTACAATAATTGCATGGAAAATATTCGTTTGCAAGATGCTGCAGAGGAGGATTTCGAGCTTTTATATCAAATAAAAACAAGATCGATCCTGCCCTATGTAGACCAAATTTGGGGCTGGGAGGAAGCCGTACAAAAAGAGTTTCTACGAAATGAAACGCCAATTTCGGAAGTTCAATTGATATTTTTCGAAGAAAAAGCTGTCGGTTTTGTACAATTGAAAATAAAAGAAAACGAAGTTTTTATTGGAAGTTTGTTTATTATGGACGATTTTCAAGGTTTGGGAATTGGTTCGTATATATTGGATAAATTAATCGCAGAATATTTCATTGTTAGATTGGAAGTCTTGAAGATCAATCACAGAGCGACAAAATTGTATCAGTCAAAAGGATTGAAAATTGTCGGAGAAAATGAATTGAAATATTTTATGCAAATAAATTGAATATGAATATTTTAGATAAGATAGTTGCAGAAAAAGTTCAAGAGGTTGCATTACATAAAGCAGCAAAGTCGATCGATGATTTGACTAAAATGGAATTATTTGAAAGAAAAACATTTTCTCTAAAAGAGGCTATTTTGAATGGTGATAATTCCAAAATTATTGCAGAATACAAACGTCAATCTCCATCTAAAGGAATAATTAATGGAAGCGCAAAAGTCGAAGAGGTAACAAAAGCATATACTGAAAATGGTGCGGCTTGTTTGTCCGTTTTGACTGATTATCCATTTTTTGGTGGTACGATGGAAGATTTGGGCAAAGCCCGATTTAATCAAATTCCTATTTTGCGAAAGGATTTTATGGTCGATTCATATCAAGTGTACGAAGCAAAAGCAATTGGCGCAGATGTGATTTTACTAATTGCAGCTTGTTTGACTCCACAAAAAGTAAAAGAATTGACCAATGTGGCACATGATTTAGGTTTAGAGGTTTTGTTGGAATTGTATACGGAAGATGAGTTGGATTGTTATTACGACGAAGTTGATTTGGTTGGTGTAAATAATAGAAATCTGAAAACATTTGAAGTAAATATTGAGAATTCTATTCGTCTTTTGAATAAATTACCGAAAGAAAAACCTGGAATTGCAGAAAGCGGTATTGATAATCCGCAAGTTGTAATGGAATTAAAAAATGCAGGTTTTAAAGGATTTTTGATGGGAGAGCATTTTATGAAAACCAACAATCCTGGACAGGCATTTGTTAATTATGTAAATGAATTAAAAAGCTTGGAAAATGCGCATTAAGGTTTGTGGTTTGACGGATGTGAATCAAGTAGCTCAATTGGATGAAATGGGAATGCAATTTGGTGGTTTTATATTTTATCCGAGATCGCCGAGGTATGTTTTCAATTCACTTTCAGCACAACAAATCAAAAAAATAAAAGGTAAAATAAATAAAGTTGGAGTATTTGTTAATGCACCACAAGAGGAAGTACTCAAAACGATCGATGATTGTGGTTTGTATGTGGCGCAATTGCATGGAGACGAAACACCTAAATATTGCGAACGAATTTCGGAATACATTACAGTCGTAAAAGCATTTCAAGTAAGTTCGCCAGAAGAAATTGAATGGCGAATACATGAATATCAAGATGTCGCTGATATGTTTTTGTTCGATACTCCAGGATTGGGATATGGAGGCACTGGAAAGAAATTTGATTGGAAAGGCTTAAAAAATTTAAATATAGGAAAACCATTTTTTCTTAGTGGAGGTATCGGTCCGGAAGATCATGAGCAAGTGAAAGAATTTATGGAATTTCCAATAGCAAAAGATTTATTTTCGTTAGATATTAATAGTCGTTTCGAAGTTGAACCAGGCGTAAAAGATTTGGAAAAAATTAAAACATTTGCTAACCATTTAAATTCTAAATAATTGAATACCAAACTACTTGCTTTGCTTATTTTCAGTTTTATATTAAACAGTCTTTTAGCCCAACGTCGTGTTGAGTCTATAAAAGATGATAAAACTGCAATTAAATTTATTAAAAATTATTTTTATGATGATTATAATTACGATTGGAACAAATTTCATTTAATAAAAGGAGATGAGTGGACTGGGCTTTTTAATATTAGTAAGCATTTAGAAGATTCTTTAATTGCAAATCAAAAATATCTAGGTTGGGTAAAATTAGATATGAATGAGGACAAAAAAGAGGATTTAATTGTTAGCGGATATTTTTCTGATAAAGATATTCCTGAACCGGAATTTGGTTTATTTGTATTTCTATCCAGAAAAGATGGATATTATGATGTGCATGATTTGAAGTTCTCCGATCAGAAAACATATCCCTTATACATATCAGAAACAATTTTTATGGATAATAAAATTCCGATGATTAGGCTTATAGATTGGGCTCCTGATGCTATGAAATTGAACAATTTACCATTTGCTGTTGATACAGTCTTTCATTTTGATAAATATTTTATTAATTACAATTCTCACCCATTGGCGAATTGGGTTCAATCCGTGCAGATGGATATTAAAAATCAAGAAGGGATTCATACTAAGTTGTCTATTACTGACATGGATTCAGTTTCTATTGGAAAGATTAATTTAGAATATTTAAGGGGTAATAAATGGAATAAGATTATAGGAAAATTATATCCAGATATATACATAGGATTAGATCAATTGATTAATTATGGATTGACTACTTCCGATTTTGCTATTAATGTAACAGGAAATTATATGGATGAAAATTATTTGTCAATTAAATTTTTAAACGGAAAAGCAGTCTCATTAAGTAACTTTACGACCCGGAATAGATATACATTTGATGCAATTTGTTCTTGGTTGATAGAATTAAATGGCTATGTACATTATCTACATGAGCAAAAAGAGAATAATAAAAATAAAAACTAAGTCGTATGCGTAAGCTTTTAGTGATCATTTTCAGCTTTGCTAGTTCTATTG from Rhizosphaericola mali includes:
- a CDS encoding phosphoribosylanthranilate isomerase; translation: MRIKVCGLTDVNQVAQLDEMGMQFGGFIFYPRSPRYVFNSLSAQQIKKIKGKINKVGVFVNAPQEEVLKTIDDCGLYVAQLHGDETPKYCERISEYITVVKAFQVSSPEEIEWRIHEYQDVADMFLFDTPGLGYGGTGKKFDWKGLKNLNIGKPFFLSGGIGPEDHEQVKEFMEFPIAKDLFSLDINSRFEVEPGVKDLEKIKTFANHLNSK
- the trpC gene encoding indole-3-glycerol phosphate synthase TrpC yields the protein MNILDKIVAEKVQEVALHKAAKSIDDLTKMELFERKTFSLKEAILNGDNSKIIAEYKRQSPSKGIINGSAKVEEVTKAYTENGAACLSVLTDYPFFGGTMEDLGKARFNQIPILRKDFMVDSYQVYEAKAIGADVILLIAACLTPQKVKELTNVAHDLGLEVLLELYTEDELDCYYDEVDLVGVNNRNLKTFEVNIENSIRLLNKLPKEKPGIAESGIDNPQVVMELKNAGFKGFLMGEHFMKTNNPGQAFVNYVNELKSLENAH